Proteins co-encoded in one Papaver somniferum cultivar HN1 chromosome 5, ASM357369v1, whole genome shotgun sequence genomic window:
- the LOC113277239 gene encoding uncharacterized protein LOC113277239 — MDHIYIEKFQAMKAKNKFKKNRRFLDTLIFYCLTILTCIIFCFSPLWFPFLCSSMKNFLSISVPSFWTCIFNPKCLFIVCNVIVVFLVGESKFFGSAKSSDPATEVYQQCLERSKNSDSIQKISSIKEKMMIIHQELKPESSFMEEVDVTSVVSDHVREEKVMKRQEEPHAMAQSCYPLPADEELNQRVENFIARVKKQRKLETGVLVYCN; from the coding sequence ATGGATCACATTTATATAGAAAAGTTCCAAGCCATGAAAGCCAAGAACAAGTTCAAGAAGAATCGTCGGTTTCTTGATACCCTTATATTCTATTGCTTAACAATCCTAAcatgtattatattttgttttagtCCTTTATGGTTTCCATTTCTATGTTCATCCATGAAGAACTTTCTCTCTATCTCTGTCCCCAgtttttggacttgtattttcAACCCCAAGTGTTTATTCATCGTGTGCAACGTCATCGTTGTTTTCCTTGTGGGAGAATCAAAGTTTTTCGGTTCCGCTAAGTCGTCTGATCCGGCTACTGAAGTTTACCAACAGTGCTTAGAAAGAAGTAAGAATAGTGATAGTATTCAGAAAATAAGTAGTATAAaagagaagatgatgatcattCACCAAGAGTTGAAACCAGAGTCTTCTTTCATGGAAGAGGTTGATGTCACAAGTGTAGTAAGTGATCATGTCCGAGAAGAAAAAGTGATGAAACGACAGGAGGAACCTCATGCAATGGCACAGAGTTGTTATCCCTTGCCTGCGGATGAGGAGTTAAACCAAAGGGTGGAGAACTTCATTGCAAGGGTGAAGAAACAAAGAAAGCTTGAAACAGGAGTTCTTGTTTATTGCAATTAG
- the LOC113277240 gene encoding HVA22-like protein e isoform X1, with protein sequence MGSDDKPLLTLLSFLHSLAGPAVMLLYPLYASVRAIESTSKVDDEQWLAYWIFYSFLTLMEMVLEPLLVWIPIWYDIKLAFVAWLVLPHFRGAAFIYENHVRELLRKYGGNLLVKDHTSPATKAKNRFVDAITPKKKEHEAY encoded by the exons ATGGGTAGTGATGATAAACCATTATTGACTCTGCTCTCGTTTCTCCATTCCTTGGCTGGTCCAGCAGTCATGCTCTTGTACCCTTT ATATGCATCGGTAAGAGCAATAGAGAGCACATCAAAGGTTGATGATGAACAGTGGCTTGCTTATTGGATCTTCTACTCTTTTCTCACTCTCATGGAGATGGTCCTTGAACCCCTTCTTGTCTG GATACCGATATGGTACGACATAAAGCTAGCTTTTGTGGCGTGGTTGGTTCTACCACACTTCAGAGGAGCTGCTTTTATCTATGAGAACCATGTTAGAGAACTGTTGAGGAAATATGGTGgtaatttgttggtgaaagatcATACGTCCCCTGCAACCAAGGCCAAGAACAGATTTGTTGATGCCATTACCCCCAAGAAG AAGGAGCACGAGGCGTATTAA
- the LOC113277240 gene encoding HVA22-like protein e isoform X2, translating into MGSDDKPLLTLLSFLHSLAGPAVMLLYPLYASVRAIESTSKVDDEQWLAYWIFYSFLTLMEMVLEPLLVWIPIWYDIKLAFVAWLVLPHFRGAAFIYENHVRELLRKYGGNLLVKDHTSPATKAKNRFVDAITPKKVED; encoded by the exons ATGGGTAGTGATGATAAACCATTATTGACTCTGCTCTCGTTTCTCCATTCCTTGGCTGGTCCAGCAGTCATGCTCTTGTACCCTTT ATATGCATCGGTAAGAGCAATAGAGAGCACATCAAAGGTTGATGATGAACAGTGGCTTGCTTATTGGATCTTCTACTCTTTTCTCACTCTCATGGAGATGGTCCTTGAACCCCTTCTTGTCTG GATACCGATATGGTACGACATAAAGCTAGCTTTTGTGGCGTGGTTGGTTCTACCACACTTCAGAGGAGCTGCTTTTATCTATGAGAACCATGTTAGAGAACTGTTGAGGAAATATGGTGgtaatttgttggtgaaagatcATACGTCCCCTGCAACCAAGGCCAAGAACAGATTTGTTGATGCCATTACCCCCAAGAAGGTAGAGGACTAA